The sequence below is a genomic window from bacterium 336/3.
AAAGACTTATATCACGAGGATTTTTACCACTCACAATAACTCCTTGCGAATCTCTTAAGGGAGGAGAAGGAACAAGTAATTTGTTCAGATCCAAAGCCAATGTAACTTTATTAAACTCATCAATTTGAGCAGTACCAGCACCACCTAAACGTAGGTTGGTAGGGATAAAATCTCTTTGATTTTCACCTGTATAAGATATTTTTGCTCCTAAGTTTGAAATAGCTGCACCAAAAGCCAAATCTGTTTGTAAACCACCAATATTCAAATCTTTTTTATTATAGAAAGCAGAAATATCTACACCACCTGTTACACCTGCACGAGCCTGTCCTGTTGAACCACTTGATGTAAAGTAAAGGTTCGCAATATTACTATTTACAAAGAATGCTCCTACAGCAAGTCCTAAATTATCTGTCAATCTGCGAGAATAATGTGAACGAATCGCAAATTCTCTAGGTCTATAATCTCCAATACCATTACCTTGAGCATCTGTAAAATTAATATCACCTAAGTCAAAATAAGTCATTGCAAGTGTTACAGCATGTCTGTCATCCCATTTATAATAACCACTTAAATAAGAAATAGACATATCATTTACAAGTTGGCGTAACCAAGGAGTATATGACAAGGCTACACCTATATTTTTATCAGAAAAAGCTATTTTTGCTGGATTCCAAAAAGTAGCATTTGCATCAGCAGAAACTGCACTACCAGCATCCCCCATCCCAGCAGCACGAGAATCAGGAGAGATTTGAAGAAAAGGAACTGCCGTTGTAATAGGGCGACGTCCTGTTGTATCCACCTGAGCCGATGATAAAAATGATAAGCTACTTAAAGTGATTGTAAAGCAAAAGAAAATTATTTTTTTCATTGAATTATTAATTAGAAATTTTACAAAAATACAAATATTTAGTAAAATTCATTCCATAAGGTTGTATTTTTTAGGATTGAAAATATATTTTTTTGTACTTATTTGATTTACTATGCTTTATTGCTTCAATATTACAAGCCGATTGGTAACTGTATTTTGGCTGTTATCTTTTAGAGAACGAACGGAAATGCGGTAAATATAGACTCCATTAGCAAAATCCGTGCCATTTTCTTTTAAAACGATTTCTAGTTGTCTTACTACCGAAGTATTTGCCTCCAAAGCTTTTTTTGCTTCCCATACTTTTTTCCCTTGCGAATTTATGATTTGTATTTCAACTTCCAAATCTTCTTCAAATCTATTATGTTCAAAACTAAAAATTGTTTTATCACTAAATGGATTAGGGTAATTAAACACATTCTTAAGGGCCATTTGAGCCGTTGAGGCTACTATAAAACTAATTTTTTCTTCTGCTGAATTGTTATAAGTATCCCATGCCTTGAGTGTAAGTGTATAGTTGCCATTGGGTAAACTTCTAAACTGATACAATACATCTCCACTTTTATAGGTATCTATGTTTGCAGTATAAAAATTATTTAAAATTCTTGGAGAGGTTGTGCTATCGTTCAAATAAGCTGTAATATCATGTCCTACCCCTGCTGATGAAATGTTGATACCATTTTCATCATAGATTTTTGCTAGCAAAATAGGGTTTTGTCCCACAAGCCCACCATCTACAAATGTAGTATCATTCATAAACAAACGTATTTTTGGAGGTGTATTGTCTGCTATAGGGTTTGCGTTGCTCCCTCCTACAATTATATCTGTTTTTCCTGAGCCAGCATCTCTGTTTTGAGTGGTATCAGAGGCATAAAAGCTTATTTTTCCTTCTCCATAAGCATAAACAATATCTTTGGGAATAACCGTTTCAAAGTAGAACTTCCCATTCTTCACACTTGCTTTTCCATTAAACAGTCTATTTTCTCGTGTAGAGAAATTAAATTTAGGAGATGACTGCGTTCCAAGAGTAGTTTTTAAGTTTAGTTTGTCAAAAATAATGGTTTCCAAAACACCTTGAAAATTAGGGATAATGGCATCATTTTCATCTCTAATTTCGCCTTCAATGGTTACTTTACTCAATGCTTTAAGAGTATCCTGAGATACTAATATATCTTTGTTGTTGAGTTTTGTAATAACTATATTTTCTTTTGGATAAGCCAAACGCATGGAAGGATCTCCCAATAACGAGAAATTTCTATTGATAGAACCACTTAAACTGTTATTTTTAGTCAAACGCATCACATCTCCCAATCGAGGCATTTTTCCTGAAATAGGTTCAAAAATAAAATTATAGATTTGAGTATTGAGTATAAAATTGGTACTTGAAAATACTGGTCTAGTCGTGGTTATTAAGCCTATTGCTCCTGCTTTAGGTTGTAAAACAGCTACTTCAGCTCCTGAAACAATGGAAGGCTCATCATATCTACCAAATTCGCAGGTTGCTGTAATCATAAGAGGCAAATGATTATAATTTTTCCATGTTTTGATGTCGGGGGTCCTCAAGACTTCTTCTTGCATCCAACCAACTTCTCCACCATGTCCTGTGTAATTGATAATCAAAGCACCTTTTTCAATAGATTTTGTAAAAGCATCTTTACAAGCAGGCGAACGTTCACTCCCTCCTGTACTAACTTGCTGAAATGCATCTAAATAGATTTTTTCAATATTATAATTAGAATAAACTGTTTCTACCTTGTCTGTCAATTTATCTGCATCAGATTGGTGTTGGTTTACATCTCCGTCATCAGCCAAAAAAACTACATTTTTTCGCCAGCTACCTAAAGTTTCTTTATTGGTATAATGAATCAGTTTATCTACTACATCCTGAGCTTCTTGAGCTGTTCGGGCAGGTATACGTCCCACAGCAACATCTATGGTATGGTCGAAAGTAGGAACATTATTGAATGTTTCTAGCCATTCTCCTTCTGTTGCTTCCATAAATCCAAAATAATCATCCGATGAGTAGCTATAAATAGGATGCAACGACTCTCTTGACTCATAAATAGGAATGTAATTGGTATTATTAGTTAAACGATTTTTATAATCGTAAGAAGCAGCCCCGAAAAGTAATAAATATTTCACTTCTGTTGGGTTCTTTTGATAGATGTGTTTTACAAAATCTCGCAAGGCTGATACATCTTGTTTACCTGATGAAAATTCATTGTATATTTGAAATACATCTACCACCATTACAGATAGCTTATCATAGTCTCTTCTAAAACTGGCTAACTGTTCTGCTTGTTCTCTGAAATTGGGATGTGTAATGATGATTAAGTTTGCAGGATTCAATGCTCTCAAATTCTGATTTTCCATTCCTCCAACAAGCTGTGGACTTGGAAAGTCTGCTCCTTGCCATACTACAAATTCTTTCAAAGTATTTGTATTTACTCCAAAAACAGCTTGATTACCAGATAAATTATATTCTTGATTTACAGGATTTAACGGGCTTGTAATGTCCCAAATTCTTGAATTTCCATCTGTATTACCTACTGTAAAATTTGAAATACCAGCATTTAAACTTTTGATGGACTGAAATTTTGTTTGATTTCCATACAATTGAAGTTGCTTTTCATATTGTACTCTAAAATAATTCAAATATCCTCTTGTACCTGTTCCTTGTTGGCTATAACTATAAGTTACGTTAAGTTGTGGTAACTGTGGCAGTTGATTACTATTGATTACAAATGTTTCTGTTCCGATAGCTCCTTTACTTGCATAAGTAGCATCTATAATAGCTGATACATTATGTGTACCAACTGTGTTTCCATTGATGTTTACCTGAAAAGTAGAATTGGAAAAAGCCTGACTTAAAACTGATGATGTAAAAATCAGGTTTGAGCCAGCCACAATACCCTCTACATTATAATTATTGACTTGTACTTGATTAGAGCCATTGAAAAATTCTCCATACCATTCTCTTCCTGAACCACCTCGCCCAATTTGACTCAAAATATTCTTTTCATCTTTTTCATGAAAAAAATATTCATCAAATGTATTGATGGTTTGTGTTGCTCCTGCTACAGAATTTTGTGTTTGAACACGAAACCCTTGCGAACTTTTAATAGTGATAAAATAATAGTTTTTATCATCATACAGATTTTTTTCGTGTATAAATCTTTGATTAGAAGCATTATAATTCCATTTATTAGCTCCTTGAGCATAAAAAAGGATATAATCGGAATCATTGAATCTGCCGTCTTCTTCACCTGCTACCAAAATAGAGTTTTCTTGTAAATCGGCTATACGAGCAGTATTGTTGGCTTGTGGCAACATACCTCCTCCATTACCATAAATAGCAATGTTTTTAGGATTGATTTCATTTATATTGATTCCTAAATCACGAAGATTTTGAGCAGTAAGTTTATGTATTCCAGATTCTGTAATGGCTATTTTATACCAATTACCCGAACTGAGTACTGAATTTTGAGCAAAAGACTGAAAAACAATAAAATAGAAAATAAAAACTAAATATCTCATAGTTTATTTTTATGATAAATTCCTTTTTAAACAATTTAGTAACCTTTTTTATTCCAACATATCCAACAATTCATGGATTTCATCCATTTTGTCAGCTTCTCCGAGTTGTTCATAAGCTACTATCAAATTTCTAAAAATACGTTTTACAATTTCGATATGAGAGCAAGGTCTATAAAAACTTTCTTGTTTTTGTAAGCCGAGTTGTTCGATGTAATTGTCAATATCTGCTTTAGTAAAAACCAAACCCTTATTAAATGCATTGATATAAAATGGTTTATTCTCCCAATCATAAATAAGAATAAATAAATTAGGCAAATTGACACCATGAATGGGTAACTTTAATTTTTGAGCCAAAAGCATATACACAACACACAAAGAAATAGGATTTCCTTTTTTGCCTTCAAAAACAATATTGAGCATATTGTTGGCTGGTGAGTGAAAATTTTTGGTATTTGCACTTAGTTTATACTCATCAAAAAGTGCATAATTGAGTATTTTTACTTGGTCGTAGGGATTCAATCCATCTTTGAAATGCACCCAAGTATTATAATAGAGTTGGTCTATTTTTTCTTGTAGCTCTTCGTAGGTAACCTCTGGATATTGATAAGAAGCCACCACCCACATTCCTCTCAACAAATTATCAGGCTCATTTTCTTTCCAGTCTCTAAGGCGTTGTTTCGTTGTTTGGAATTGAAGTGTATGAATTAAGTTTTCAAGTTTAGTTTGAAGTGTGGGGTTCATGTTATTTTCCCATTCACTCTCCAAAAAAGGCAACACAGATTCGCCCAAAGAAAGCAATTTGCTTTCTACATGATGGGTTATTTCTGTATCCTCATCATCCAAAAGTGCTATGAGAGCTTTTATTTCATTATCGGCAATCATATAAAATAGTTGGAAGGGTGTAAAGTCTATATTTTTATTTTTTTTGCTAAGTTAGTGTAAAAAAATTACTTTTGTAAGCAAATTTATGAAAATGCCTGCGTAGTTCAATGGATAGAATGTCAGATTCCGGTTCTGAAGATGGGAGTTCGAATCTCTTCGTGGGTACAAATTACTTCTAAGAATACACTTTTTCGATTGTTGTAGGAAAAATATATTCTAAAAGCTTGTAACGGTAGTCAAAAATATACTCCAATCGCTTTCTAACAAAAATCCAGTTGGCAAAATCTCCTAAAATACCCAAAGGAACTTTATAACTTACCAAATCTATCATTTCTACCCCTCCTTCTACTTCTCTGAAATGGTGTTGATGATGCCACAAGCTATAAGGTCCAAAACGTTGTTCATCTACAAAATAATAAGGTTCTTGGACATGCGTAATTTCTGTAACCCATGAAATGGGTATTTTGAGTAATGGACGTAACTCATAGGCAACGATCATTCCCTGATACATTTTCTGATTTTCTTCAATAAGTTTTACCTCAAAACCCATATCAGGAGGCGTGATTTCTTTGAGATTAAAGGGAGATGAAAAGAAATCCCAAGCCTTTTCTAAAGAAATAGGTAATATTTGAGTTCTTTTAAGCTGATGAAGTGCCATAAAATAAAGTGTTTTATAGTTTGCTCTTCATATACTTTTTGAGTAGGCTTTTTGTTTGAATTTTAAAATTCATGTAGGTGTACTTTATAAGTTACTTTACATATTTAACTCCCCAATTCTGAATTTCAGTTAGAATGGGTTGTAACTCTAAACCTTTTTCAGTCAAAGAATACTCCACTGTTGGGGGTACAGTTGCATAAGCCTGTCTGTTTACAATACCCCACTCTTCTAATGATTTTAATTCTTTTACCAACATTCTGGTATTGATACCTTCAATAGAACGTTCTAATTCCTTAAACCTTTTAGTGCCATATAACAAAGCATAAATAATAGAAAATGACCATTTTCCTCCTATCATATCTAAGGTTGTTCTAACTGGACAAGAATGTTTTTCGATTTTTTCAAAATTTTCTTTCTTCATAAAAAACTGATTATCAACAAAGATTTACTTTATGTTACTACTTCACATTTTTGTAACTACTTGCAAATATAAAGTAATGTATCCAACTTTGCAATAGAATATAAAAGTACAAAGAACCATATAATTATATTTTCAATAATTCATTCGTAATCTCTTAATTTCCTTTCAAAAATGATTTTTAAAATAAAACTAAAGAATATGTGGATAGCTTTGCTAATAATTGTTTTTGTGCTTTTTGCACTATCATTTACAAAATTTGAGATAAGAAAAGAAATTGTAATTAACCAGTCTCCCGAAAATGTTTGGAAGGTTATTATAGATTTTCAAAACTATAAACATTGGAATACACAACTTGCTTATTTAGGCGGAGACATCAAGCCTAATGGTGATTTACATCTAAAATTGTCTGTTTCAGGAACAGCACCTTATGAGTTTAAACCCAAGATTTCACATTGGGAAGAAAATAAAAAATTTGCTTGGATTGCCATAACAGGTTTACCACGAATTTTTGATGGGGAACATTTTTTTGAACTCAAAAATTTAGGAAATAATACAACTTTACTCATCAATAGAGAAGAATATAGAGGCATCTTATCTCTGATAATTAAAAACTTACCCATGATGAAAAATGCTCCCACAGGTTTTGAAACAATGAATTTAGAAATTAAAAACTATACTGAATCCAATAAATGAGTTTTTTCATAATTATCTTTTCAAATAATTATTGATTTTTTACATAAAATCCTCTAAAATACCTGCTCCCTGTCTAATGATTTCAAAATCGTCATTGGTACAATCTACAATGGTAGAGGGCTTGATGCCTCCAACTCCTCCATCAATCACAATATCTACTGTGTTTTTAAACTTTTCGTACATGAGTTCAGGGTCTGTGGTATACTCAATGTACTCATCTTCATCATTATGGATGGATGTTGTAATAAGAGGGTTTCCAAGTTTTTCAACGATGATGCGTGGAATAGGATGATCAGGAACACGAATACCAATGGTTTTTCGGTTGTTATCTAGAATTTTGGGAACTTTGTTGGTTGCCTCCAGAATAAATGTAAAAGCCCCTGGTAAAGCCTTTTTCATCAATCTGAATGTAGCATTGCTAAGGCTACGAGCATATTCGGAAATGTGGCTTAAATCGTTGCAGATAAATGCAAAATTGGCTTTTTTGGGCTTGATTCCTTTAATTTGACAAATCTTTTCGATAGCTCTTTGGTTATGCAAATCACAACCCATCCCATAAATGGTGTCTGTGGGATAAATAATCACTCCTCCATCTCGAAGGCAGTCTATCACCTGCTTGATTTTACGTTCTTCAGGGTTTTTTGGATGAATTTCAAGAAATAAAGCACTCATAAAAGTTGTATCATAAACTACAATATACAAAAATTGCAGATAACTTCTAAGAAGTATCTGCAATTTTATCAACCTTTCTTTATTTTTTATATACTTTGGGCTATTACCTCAGGGCTGATTTTCTTCACCAAACCCTGTAAAACTTTACCTGGTCCACACTCAATATATTCTTTTGCCCCTCCAAGTGTCATAGCTTGTACAGATTGTGTCCAACGAACGGGAGCTGTCAATTGAGCTATCAAGTTTTTCTGTATTTCTGCAGGATTATTTACTGCTGATGCTGTTACATTCTGATAAATAGGACAATTAGGGTTTTTAAAATTGGTACTTTCTATTGCCTTTTGTAAATCCTGACGAGCTGGCTCCATAAGTGGTGAATGGAATGCTCCACCTACTTGCAAAACCAAAGCTCTTTTAGCACCAGCGTCTTTAAGTCGCTGACAAGCTACCTCAATCCCTGCCACAGTACCCGAAATAACGAGTTGCCCAGGGCAATTATAATTGGCAGCTACTACCAAATTTGCTTCATTTTCTTTGGTGATTTCCTGACAAATGGTTTCTACTTTTTCATCATCCAAACCCAAAACAGCAGCCATCGTAGAGGGCTGTAATTCACAAGCTTTTTGCATTGCCTCAGCTCTTTTAGCAACCAAACGCAAAGCATCTTCAAAAGCAAGTGTACCATTGGCAACCAATGCCGAAAACTCTCCTAAAGAATGCCCAGCGACCATATCAGGTAATAAATTAGGGCTTGTTAGGGCTAACACTACAGAGTGTAAAAAAATAGCAGGTTGTGTAACTTTTGTTTGCTTCAGTTCTTCGTCTGTACCCGAAAACATTACATCTGTAAGTCTAAATCCAAGAATATCATTGGCATTTTCAAAAATTTCTTTGGCTTTGGGATTGTTCTCGTACAAATCTTTACCCATACCACTAAATTGCGAACCTTGTCCAGGGAAAACGTATGCTTTCATGTAAAAAATTGAATTTTGTTTATGTTTTTAATCAGGCAAATAAACTCAAATTCTTTGTTTTATTGAAGAAAATCTAAGATTTCTTTGCTAATTTCTTTGGATTTATTGAGTGTCATCAAATGCCCACCTTTTTCTATCTTTTTATCAACTTTGATAAATTTCAATGGTAGAATTCTATCTGTAGTACCATGAATATGCTTTAAGTTTTGATGTATTGTAGTATTTTTCCAATGTAGAATCTTATCTACAGCCCATGCATAGAAATTTTTACTACTATCTTTTACAATAGCTTTGAGCAAATCTTTTTCACTTTTCGTCTTCATATCAAAAAACCAATAGGTAATTATATTTACATTCATTAAAATACTTATTGGCAATATTCTATTTATTCTTAATTTTCCAAGCCAACGATAATAAAAAGGTACTTCATATTTGGTTTTGGCAGAAGATATTAAAATAATTTTTGAGGTAGGTATTTGTTTAGCTATTTCCATTGCCATCATTCCGCCAAACGAAAGCCCTAGAAGAATTGGGTTCTCACCTTCTATTTGTTCTAGAAGTCTTTTGGCATAATCTTCCATACTTTCTTGAAATGCTGTTGGTTCTATCCATTGGATATGTTTGAGTGTATAGTTAGGTAACTCTAAATACTGAAATACTCTTTCATCTGCACCCAAACCACTCAAAAAATAGATGGTTTTATTCATCTTCTTTTTTCTTTTTATAACGTATTCCTGCTGGGATGCGTACATTCAGATGGTTTTCGGAAGGTACAATTGGGCAAGAATAATCGTTACTATAAGCACAATATGGATTGTATGCTTTGTTAAAATCTACAATGATTTCATTGCCTTCTTTTGGAATGGCAAGCTCTATATAACGCCCTACTTTATAGGTATCTATCCCATTTGTCAAATCTTTGAAAGGCAAAAACAAATAATCTTTATACACTATTTTTCCTTGTAAATCTTGTGATTGATAAACACTTAATTGATATTTTTTACCTTCTATTTCAAACTCAATGATGCCATATTTTCTGTATTTGGGTCTTCGGGTAGTGGTCGTAACCATATCAAAAAAGCCTTCATTTTCAGTAACTATAAGCTTTGCTTTTACTCTGTATTCTAAATTGATGGGAAAGAAATCATGTTTTTTAAATTTCTTTAAATCTGCTGGGTCTAAAGGGCTTTTTTCAGGGTCTTTGTATGCTTTATTCAGCTCTTTTTGATGCTCTTTAATTTCTTTGATGGCTACTTTTTTATCATTTTGAGCCCAAATTGTGTTAGATAGCAATAAAATAGCTACCAAAGATAGAACTATTTGTTTCATAACTCTGTATCAATAAATAAGGTGTTTATTGTTCTTTTGCCTTAATACAAAAGAACCAAAAAATCAAGAAAATTCAATGCTTCCACACACAAAATCTACCCGCCCTCGCTGAATTTTCAGTCCAATGCTCTTTTTTGCAGAAAAGGAAATCTTACTGTTATTAAACGTTTGAATTATTTTTAATAACTTCAAAACTTATCACTCATCATTTATCACTATCTACGATTATCTTCTTGAGAGAGCATGCTTAAATAGCTTTCATAACGAAATAAAGCTATTTCACCTTTTTCTACAGCCTCAATTACTTTGCAT
It includes:
- a CDS encoding polyketide cyclase/dehydrase, whose product is MWIALLIIVFVLFALSFTKFEIRKEIVINQSPENVWKVIIDFQNYKHWNTQLAYLGGDIKPNGDLHLKLSVSGTAPYEFKPKISHWEENKKFAWIAITGLPRIFDGEHFFELKNLGNNTTLLINREEYRGILSLIIKNLPMMKNAPTGFETMNLEIKNYTESNK
- a CDS encoding translation factor Sua5, which codes for MSALFLEIHPKNPEERKIKQVIDCLRDGGVIIYPTDTIYGMGCDLHNQRAIEKICQIKGIKPKKANFAFICNDLSHISEYARSLSNATFRLMKKALPGAFTFILEATNKVPKILDNNRKTIGIRVPDHPIPRIIVEKLGNPLITTSIHNDEDEYIEYTTDPELMYEKFKNTVDIVIDGGVGGIKPSTIVDCTNDDFEIIRQGAGILEDFM
- a CDS encoding ACP S-malonyltransferase; this encodes MKAYVFPGQGSQFSGMGKDLYENNPKAKEIFENANDILGFRLTDVMFSGTDEELKQTKVTQPAIFLHSVVLALTSPNLLPDMVAGHSLGEFSALVANGTLAFEDALRLVAKRAEAMQKACELQPSTMAAVLGLDDEKVETICQEITKENEANLVVAANYNCPGQLVISGTVAGIEVACQRLKDAGAKRALVLQVGGAFHSPLMEPARQDLQKAIESTNFKNPNCPIYQNVTASAVNNPAEIQKNLIAQLTAPVRWTQSVQAMTLGGAKEYIECGPGKVLQGLVKKISPEVIAQSI